A region of Streptomyces sp. NBC_01750 DNA encodes the following proteins:
- the atzF gene encoding allophanate hydrolase, with the protein MPPTALARVRDAYDRIDRAHRPDIWITLRPRADTESDARAIDARVDAGEQLPLAGRTVAVKGNIDVDGLPTTAACPSYSYNPAADAPSVARLRAAGAVVLGSTNMDQFATGLVGTRSPYGAVRSAHDPARIAGGSSSGSAVAVALGIADLALGTDTAGSGRVPAAFNGIVGIKPTRGLVPTDGVVPACASLDCVSVFARTLPEAELALAVLATPPGRAAPHRTPGPWRVAVPSAAQLGAMDDGWAEAYEAAADRLAAVGARLSPIDLTPFTEAAALLYDGAFVAERYTAVGTFVDKAMIDLDPTVAAIIRGARDIPAHRLFADQARLAALRSRATTALAEADALLLPTTPGHPTLADVAADPFGANARLGRFTNSTNLFDLAAVAVPAGEVDGRPFGVMLIGPAGTDDRLARIAGHLTPRARLAVVGAHLSGQPLNPQLLALGARLIRTTTTAPAYRLFALRTDPPKPGLVHVETGGQKIEAEIWELPPEGLGTLTATLPRPMAIGRVELADGTAAPGFLCEPAALDDALDITEYGGWRAFRNS; encoded by the coding sequence ATGCCCCCTACCGCCCTCGCCCGCGTGCGGGACGCATACGACCGCATCGACCGGGCTCACCGGCCCGACATCTGGATCACCCTCCGCCCCCGCGCGGACACCGAATCGGATGCCCGTGCCATCGACGCGCGCGTCGACGCCGGTGAGCAACTCCCCCTCGCCGGCCGCACCGTGGCCGTCAAGGGCAACATTGACGTCGACGGCCTCCCCACCACCGCCGCCTGCCCTTCCTACTCCTACAACCCGGCCGCCGACGCCCCCTCCGTCGCGCGGCTCAGAGCCGCCGGTGCCGTCGTGCTCGGCAGTACCAACATGGATCAGTTCGCCACCGGCCTCGTCGGCACCCGCTCCCCGTACGGCGCGGTACGCAGCGCCCACGACCCGGCGAGGATCGCCGGCGGATCCAGCTCCGGATCCGCCGTCGCCGTCGCCCTCGGCATCGCCGACCTCGCGCTCGGCACGGACACCGCCGGTTCGGGCCGGGTCCCCGCCGCCTTCAACGGAATCGTCGGCATCAAGCCCACCCGCGGCCTCGTCCCCACGGACGGCGTCGTCCCCGCCTGCGCGAGCCTCGACTGCGTCAGCGTTTTCGCCCGAACGCTCCCCGAGGCCGAGCTCGCCCTCGCCGTCCTCGCCACGCCGCCCGGTCGCGCGGCCCCGCACCGCACCCCCGGCCCCTGGCGGGTCGCCGTGCCCTCGGCGGCGCAGCTCGGGGCCATGGACGACGGCTGGGCCGAGGCGTACGAAGCGGCAGCGGACCGCCTCGCGGCCGTCGGCGCCCGCCTCAGCCCCATCGACCTCACGCCTTTCACCGAGGCAGCCGCGCTCCTCTACGACGGCGCATTCGTCGCCGAGCGCTACACAGCCGTCGGCACCTTTGTCGATAAAGCCATGATCGACCTCGACCCCACCGTCGCCGCCATCATCCGTGGCGCCCGCGACATCCCCGCCCATCGGCTCTTCGCCGACCAGGCCCGGCTCGCCGCCCTCCGCTCGCGCGCCACGACCGCCCTCGCCGAAGCGGACGCGCTCCTCCTGCCCACCACCCCGGGCCACCCCACCCTCGCCGACGTCGCCGCCGACCCGTTCGGCGCCAACGCCCGGCTCGGCCGGTTCACCAACTCCACCAATCTCTTCGACCTCGCCGCGGTCGCCGTCCCCGCAGGTGAAGTGGACGGCCGCCCCTTCGGTGTCATGCTGATCGGCCCGGCCGGCACGGACGACCGACTCGCCAGGATCGCCGGGCACCTCACCCCGCGCGCTCGCCTCGCCGTCGTCGGGGCCCATCTCAGCGGCCAGCCCCTCAATCCCCAACTCCTCGCCCTCGGCGCGCGGTTGATCCGTACCACCACCACAGCCCCCGCCTACCGGCTCTTCGCCCTGCGCACCGACCCGCCCAAGCCAGGCCTTGTCCATGTGGAAACCGGCGGCCAGAAGATCGAGGCCGAGATCTGGGAGTTGCCTCCGGAGGGCCTCGGCACACTCACCGCCACCCTCCCCCGCCCCATGGCCATTGGCCGCGTGGAACTGGCCGACGGCACCGCCGCCCCCGGATTTCTCTGCGAACCCGCCGCTCTCGACGACGCCCTGGACATCACGGAGTACGGCGGCTGGCGGGCGTTCAGAAACAGTTGA
- a CDS encoding nuclear transport factor 2 family protein → MAEHPDCALVRRGYAAFGLGDMEALGSLMTADVVHHIPGNNPLSGHHKGRDAVLDLYRRLGEETVGTMLIELEAVLADGRGHVMSFHTTRADRGDLGIEVRQGLFFTIVGGKITDIDQCTEDIDEEDRFWS, encoded by the coding sequence ATGGCTGAACACCCGGACTGCGCCCTGGTACGCCGGGGTTACGCAGCGTTCGGGCTGGGTGACATGGAGGCACTCGGCTCCTTGATGACCGCGGATGTCGTCCACCACATTCCGGGAAACAACCCGCTGTCCGGACACCACAAGGGCCGCGACGCCGTTCTCGACCTCTATCGCCGCCTCGGCGAGGAGACCGTCGGCACGATGCTGATCGAGCTCGAAGCGGTGCTCGCCGACGGGCGCGGGCATGTCATGTCCTTCCATACGACCCGGGCCGACCGCGGCGATCTCGGCATCGAGGTCCGCCAGGGACTCTTCTTCACCATCGTCGGCGGCAAGATCACTGACATCGACCAGTGCACCGAGGACATCGACGAGGAAGACAGGTTCTGGAGCTGA
- a CDS encoding DEAD/DEAH box helicase, which translates to MTEDLSPAERYVAARIRAAEEATALAPFRALYEFDLDPFQIEACQALEAGKGVLVAAPTGSGKTIVGEFAVHLALQQGRKCFYTTPIKALSNQKYTDLARRYGADKVGLLTGDNSVNPEAPVVVMTTEVLRNMLYAGSQSLLGLGHVVMDEVHYLSDRFRGAVWEEVIIHLPESVTLVSLSATVSNAEEFGDWLDTVRGDTEVIVSEHRPVPLWQHVLAGRRMYDLFEEESDHGGRGVTRREVNPDLARMARMENQRTYNPRDRRRGKMVREADRERERRQRTRIWTPGRPEVIERLDAEGLLPAITFIFSRAGCEAAVQQCMYAGLRLNAEEARLKVREIVEERTAAIPGEDLHVLGYYEWLEGLERGIAAHHAGMLPTFKEVVEELFVRGLVKAVFATETLALGINMPARSVVLEKLVKWNGEQHADITPGEYTQLTGRAGRRGIDVEGHAVVLWQRAMDPAALAGLAGTRTYPLRSSFKPSYNMAVNLVQQFGRHRSRELLETSFAQFQADKSVVGISRQVQKNEEGLEGYREGMTCHLGDFEEYARLRRELKDRETELARQGVAQRRAAAASSLEKLKPGDVIHVPTGKFAGLALVLDPGIPAGRSNGHRGFEQHDGPRPLVLTAERQVKRLASMDFPVPVEALERMRIPKSFNPRSPQSRRDLASALRTKAGHIVPERHRKQRAEAADDREIARLRAELRAHPCHGCAEREDHARWAERYHRLQRDTRQLERRIEGRTNTIARTFDRIVALLTELDYLRGNEVTEHGRRLARLYGELDLLASECLRDGVWEGLNPAELAACVSALVYEARQSDDAVAPKVPAGKAKAALGEMIRIWGRLDALEEEFKINQAEGVGEREPDLGFAWAAYQWASDRSLDEVLREAEMPAGDFVRWSKQVIDVLGQIAAAAPREGSTVGKNARKAVDALLRGVVAYSSVG; encoded by the coding sequence ATGACCGAGGACCTCTCTCCCGCTGAGCGCTACGTCGCTGCCCGTATTCGCGCTGCTGAGGAGGCCACCGCGCTGGCCCCCTTCCGAGCGCTGTACGAATTCGACCTGGACCCCTTCCAGATCGAGGCCTGTCAGGCCCTGGAAGCGGGCAAGGGCGTGCTCGTCGCGGCGCCCACCGGCTCCGGCAAGACCATCGTCGGCGAGTTCGCCGTCCACCTGGCCCTTCAGCAGGGCCGTAAATGCTTCTACACCACACCCATCAAGGCACTGTCCAACCAGAAGTACACCGACCTCGCCAGGCGCTACGGCGCGGACAAGGTCGGCCTGCTCACCGGTGACAACAGCGTCAACCCCGAGGCGCCGGTGGTCGTGATGACCACCGAGGTGCTGCGCAACATGCTGTACGCGGGCTCGCAGTCGCTGCTCGGCCTCGGCCATGTGGTCATGGACGAGGTCCACTACCTCTCCGACCGCTTCCGCGGTGCCGTCTGGGAGGAAGTGATCATTCACCTCCCCGAGTCGGTGACCCTGGTGTCCCTGTCGGCCACCGTGTCGAACGCCGAGGAGTTCGGCGACTGGCTGGACACCGTCCGCGGCGACACCGAGGTGATCGTCTCCGAGCACCGGCCCGTGCCGCTGTGGCAGCACGTCCTGGCGGGCCGCCGGATGTACGACCTCTTCGAGGAGGAGAGCGACCACGGCGGCCGCGGCGTGACCCGGCGCGAGGTCAACCCCGATCTCGCACGCATGGCGCGGATGGAGAACCAGCGCACGTACAACCCCCGCGATCGCCGTCGCGGGAAGATGGTCCGCGAGGCGGACCGTGAGCGTGAGCGGCGCCAGCGCACCCGGATCTGGACGCCGGGACGGCCCGAGGTCATCGAGCGGCTCGACGCGGAAGGGCTGCTGCCCGCGATCACCTTCATCTTCAGCCGGGCGGGCTGCGAAGCCGCCGTACAGCAGTGCATGTACGCGGGACTGCGGCTCAACGCCGAGGAGGCGCGGCTCAAGGTGCGCGAGATCGTCGAGGAGCGGACCGCCGCCATCCCCGGCGAGGACCTGCATGTCCTGGGTTACTACGAGTGGTTGGAAGGTCTGGAGCGGGGCATCGCCGCGCACCACGCCGGCATGCTGCCGACCTTCAAGGAGGTCGTCGAGGAGCTTTTCGTCCGCGGTCTGGTCAAGGCCGTCTTCGCCACCGAGACACTGGCGCTCGGCATCAACATGCCTGCCCGCTCGGTGGTGTTGGAGAAGCTCGTCAAGTGGAACGGCGAGCAGCACGCCGACATCACCCCCGGTGAGTACACCCAGCTCACCGGCCGGGCCGGACGGCGCGGCATCGATGTCGAGGGCCATGCGGTGGTGCTGTGGCAGCGGGCAATGGACCCGGCCGCGCTCGCCGGTCTCGCCGGCACGCGAACGTATCCCCTGCGCTCCAGCTTCAAGCCCTCGTACAACATGGCCGTCAATCTGGTGCAGCAGTTCGGACGCCACCGCTCGCGCGAGCTGCTCGAGACCTCGTTCGCGCAGTTCCAGGCGGACAAGTCGGTCGTCGGCATAAGTCGCCAGGTGCAGAAGAACGAAGAGGGACTCGAGGGCTACCGCGAGGGTATGACCTGCCACTTGGGAGACTTCGAGGAGTACGCACGGCTGCGCCGTGAGCTCAAGGACCGCGAGACGGAACTGGCCAGGCAGGGCGTCGCACAGCGGCGGGCCGCCGCCGCATCCTCGCTGGAGAAGCTGAAGCCCGGCGATGTCATCCATGTCCCGACGGGCAAGTTCGCGGGTCTCGCGCTGGTGCTCGACCCGGGCATTCCGGCCGGACGCAGCAACGGACACCGCGGCTTCGAGCAGCACGACGGCCCGCGGCCGCTGGTCCTGACCGCCGAGCGGCAGGTCAAGCGGCTGGCATCGATGGACTTCCCGGTGCCGGTCGAGGCGCTGGAGCGGATGCGGATCCCGAAGTCATTCAACCCGCGCTCGCCCCAGTCACGGCGCGATCTGGCGTCCGCGCTGCGGACGAAGGCCGGCCACATCGTGCCCGAGCGGCACCGCAAGCAGCGGGCCGAGGCCGCCGACGACCGCGAGATCGCCCGGCTCCGTGCCGAGCTGCGCGCGCACCCCTGCCACGGCTGCGCCGAGCGCGAGGACCATGCGCGGTGGGCGGAGCGGTACCACAGGCTGCAGCGCGACACCCGGCAGCTGGAGCGGCGCATCGAGGGGCGTACGAACACCATCGCCCGCACCTTCGACAGGATCGTGGCGCTGCTGACCGAACTGGACTATCTGCGCGGGAACGAGGTCACCGAGCACGGCAGGCGACTCGCGCGGCTCTACGGCGAGCTGGATCTGCTGGCGAGCGAATGCCTGCGCGACGGCGTGTGGGAGGGGCTCAACCCGGCCGAACTGGCCGCGTGCGTCTCGGCGTTGGTGTACGAGGCGCGGCAGTCCGACGACGCGGTCGCGCCCAAGGTCCCGGCGGGAAAGGCGAAGGCCGCACTCGGCGAGATGATCCGTATCTGGGGCCGGCTCGACGCCCTGGAGGAAGAGTTCAAGATCAATCAGGCGGAGGGTGTCGGAGAGCGCGAACCCGATCTCGGCTTCGCCTGGGCCGCGTACCAGTGGGCGTCCGACCGGAGCCTTGACGAGGTGCTGCGCGAGGCGGAGATGCCTGCCGGCGACTTCGTCCGCTGGTCCAAGCAGGTCATCGACGTCCTCGGCCAGATCGCCGCGGCGGCGCCGCGGGAGGGCAGCACGGTCGGGAAGAACGCACGCAAGGCGGTCGACGCGCTGTTGCGGGGTGTTGTGGCGTACAGCTCGGTCGGCTGA
- the tatC gene encoding twin-arginine translocase subunit TatC: MPLADHLRELRNRLAKGLLAIVIASIIAAFYNKQLMDFLSAPVPKCKGGGIAENTGGQCATIVFNKLLSPFTTTVKVTMMAGILLSCPVWLYQLWAFVAPGLHRSEKKYTYYFVTAAVPLFTAGAYLAYVIMPISMKVLLSITPDTAGNLLELDDVLDFSVRMVLVFGLAFELPLLLIMLNLVGMVSGRRMARWWRGVVMGVFVFGAVATPTTDPIGMIALSGPIVILYFMAVGFAIVNDKRRARRNPDAELDDDEASELDLTPEAVGEIESVPASRALPEQAGGEADGGRSNRLNGYDDIT; the protein is encoded by the coding sequence ATGCCGCTCGCGGACCATCTGCGTGAGCTGCGCAACCGGCTTGCCAAGGGACTGCTGGCGATCGTCATCGCGAGCATCATCGCGGCCTTCTACAACAAGCAGCTGATGGACTTCCTCTCCGCGCCCGTACCCAAGTGCAAAGGCGGCGGGATCGCAGAGAACACCGGTGGTCAGTGCGCCACCATCGTGTTCAACAAGCTGCTGTCGCCCTTCACCACCACCGTCAAGGTGACCATGATGGCGGGCATCCTCCTCTCCTGTCCCGTCTGGCTCTACCAGCTCTGGGCCTTCGTGGCCCCGGGCCTGCACAGGAGCGAGAAGAAGTACACGTACTACTTCGTGACCGCCGCGGTTCCGCTCTTCACGGCCGGCGCGTACCTGGCGTACGTGATCATGCCCATCAGCATGAAGGTACTGCTGAGCATCACACCCGACACCGCGGGCAACCTCCTCGAACTGGACGACGTCCTCGACTTCTCCGTTCGCATGGTGCTGGTCTTCGGGCTCGCCTTCGAACTGCCGCTGTTGCTGATCATGCTCAACCTGGTGGGCATGGTGAGCGGGCGCCGTATGGCCCGCTGGTGGCGCGGCGTCGTGATGGGCGTGTTCGTCTTCGGTGCGGTCGCCACGCCCACCACGGACCCGATCGGCATGATCGCCCTGTCCGGGCCGATCGTGATCCTTTACTTCATGGCCGTGGGCTTCGCCATTGTCAACGACAAGCGCCGCGCGCGGCGGAACCCCGACGCCGAGCTCGACGACGACGAGGCATCCGAACTCGACCTCACCCCCGAGGCCGTCGGTGAGATCGAGTCCGTACCTGCCAGCCGGGCGCTGCCCGAGCAGGCCGGCGGTGAAGCGGACGGTGGGCGTTCGAACCGGCTCAACGGCTACGACGACATCACCTGA
- the tatA gene encoding Sec-independent protein translocase subunit TatA — protein MFRQIGPTEIILILVVVVLLFGAKKLPEMARSLGKSARILKSEAKAMKSEGQPAATPADPSQDPAQGQAAPRTIQASPGDVTSARPVNEPTDTTTQR, from the coding sequence ATGTTCCGACAGATCGGCCCCACCGAGATCATTCTCATCCTCGTCGTCGTTGTCTTGCTCTTCGGAGCCAAGAAGCTTCCCGAGATGGCCCGTTCGCTGGGCAAGTCCGCCCGGATCCTCAAGAGCGAGGCCAAGGCGATGAAGTCGGAGGGTCAGCCGGCTGCCACTCCTGCCGACCCGTCGCAGGACCCGGCCCAGGGTCAGGCCGCTCCTCGCACGATTCAGGCTTCGCCCGGCGATGTGACGAGTGCTCGTCCTGTGAACGAGCCGACCGACACCACCACCCAGCGCTGA
- a CDS encoding helix-turn-helix transcriptional regulator, whose protein sequence is MAANAIDQTRRMLSLVTYLRERPGARVGDVARAFGITEDELISDLDVLPMCGTSFRGGDLLDIDTDGDRIWWRNPDASGTSTAEPLRLAADEATALLVAARAVATLPGLREGDREALLRATAKLETAAGEAAGASSRLSVTFESEGGVFADVDRAISERRRLWLKYYSPARDELTEREVDPIRLFAVGHTYMEAWCRLSEARRTFRLDRVAEIKLLDAPAAPPEIELRDLSEGLVQPSADDPEVVVEVGPGGRWVAEYYPHDSAEELPEGGLRITLRTPAPASLRRLALRLGRDGRIVSPQDLADSARLAAREALAAYDSQESRGV, encoded by the coding sequence ATGGCCGCCAACGCCATTGACCAGACCCGGCGGATGCTCTCGCTGGTGACCTATCTGCGCGAGCGCCCCGGCGCGCGCGTGGGGGACGTCGCCCGCGCCTTCGGGATCACCGAGGACGAGCTGATCTCCGACCTCGACGTATTGCCGATGTGCGGGACCAGCTTCCGCGGCGGCGATCTGCTCGACATCGACACCGACGGGGACCGTATCTGGTGGCGCAATCCCGATGCCTCCGGCACGAGTACCGCTGAGCCGCTGCGGCTCGCCGCCGACGAGGCGACGGCTCTGCTGGTGGCCGCGCGCGCCGTCGCCACTCTGCCCGGGCTGCGCGAGGGCGACCGCGAGGCGCTGCTGCGGGCCACGGCCAAACTGGAGACCGCGGCGGGCGAGGCGGCAGGGGCGAGCTCCCGGCTCTCGGTCACCTTCGAGTCCGAGGGCGGTGTCTTCGCCGATGTGGACCGGGCGATCTCCGAGCGGCGGCGGCTGTGGCTGAAGTACTACTCGCCCGCGCGCGACGAGCTCACCGAGCGCGAGGTGGACCCGATCCGGCTCTTCGCCGTGGGGCATACGTACATGGAGGCGTGGTGCCGTCTCTCCGAGGCGCGCAGGACCTTCCGCCTCGACCGGGTGGCCGAGATCAAGCTGCTCGACGCCCCGGCCGCACCGCCCGAGATCGAGCTGAGGGATCTCTCCGAAGGGCTGGTGCAGCCGTCCGCGGACGATCCGGAGGTCGTGGTCGAGGTCGGCCCCGGCGGACGCTGGGTTGCCGAGTACTACCCGCACGACAGCGCGGAGGAGCTCCCCGAGGGTGGCCTGCGCATCACTCTGCGTACACCAGCTCCCGCCTCGCTGCGGCGGCTTGCGCTGCGGCTGGGGCGGGACGGGCGGATCGTCTCGCCGCAGGACCTGGCGGACAGTGCCCGGCTGGCGGCGCGTGAGGCGCTCGCGGCGTATGACAGTCAGGAATCTCGCGGCGTATGA
- a CDS encoding helix-turn-helix transcriptional regulator: MAIAKAERLMNLALCLLGTRRPLSKRELRGSIEAYLEAGSDDSFNRMFERDKDDLRELGLVIETVENLDGDTGYLARRDSNRLPAITLDAEEAAALGLAAKVWQQARLAGAASGALQKLRAAGMPEAEDSYEAHHSALEPRIPVHEAAFEPLMLACRDRRPVVFDYRKANAARPEQRQVEPWALEFWRGHWYLAGWDRDRGAERVFRLSRITGRVRSRAGSFTAPVPDVVTVRETVETWAGETATRSAVIRLRSGCGYPLRSRAQSVRELGEGWDELEIPYGHGLDAWLVEFGPDVVVLEPADLRADVVDRLRAVAKG, translated from the coding sequence ATGGCCATTGCCAAGGCCGAGCGGCTGATGAATCTGGCGCTGTGCCTGCTGGGAACCCGGCGTCCGCTCAGCAAGCGCGAGCTGCGCGGGTCCATCGAGGCCTATCTGGAGGCCGGCTCCGACGACTCCTTCAACCGGATGTTCGAGCGCGACAAGGACGATCTGCGCGAACTCGGCCTGGTCATCGAGACGGTGGAGAACCTCGACGGCGACACCGGCTATCTCGCCCGCCGCGACTCCAACCGGCTGCCCGCCATCACGCTGGACGCCGAGGAGGCCGCCGCCCTCGGGCTGGCGGCCAAGGTCTGGCAGCAGGCGCGACTGGCCGGAGCCGCAAGCGGCGCCCTGCAGAAGCTGCGCGCTGCCGGTATGCCCGAGGCCGAGGATTCGTACGAGGCGCACCACAGCGCACTCGAGCCCCGCATCCCGGTCCATGAGGCCGCTTTCGAACCGCTGATGCTCGCCTGCCGCGACCGCCGCCCCGTCGTCTTCGACTACCGCAAGGCCAATGCCGCGCGCCCCGAGCAGCGCCAGGTCGAACCGTGGGCCCTCGAGTTCTGGCGCGGCCACTGGTATCTCGCCGGCTGGGACCGGGACCGGGGGGCCGAGCGGGTCTTCCGGCTCTCCCGTATCACCGGCCGGGTCCGCTCCCGGGCCGGCTCGTTCACCGCCCCCGTGCCCGACGTCGTGACCGTCCGCGAGACGGTCGAGACCTGGGCGGGTGAGACCGCGACCCGCTCCGCCGTGATCCGGCTGCGCTCCGGCTGCGGCTATCCGCTGCGCTCGAGAGCACAGTCCGTCCGGGAACTGGGCGAGGGCTGGGACGAGTTGGAGATTCCGTACGGGCACGGACTCGACGCCTGGCTCGTGGAGTTCGGCCCGGACGTCGTCGTACTGGAGCCCGCGGATCTGCGGGCCGATGTGGTCGACCGGCTCCGTGCCGTGGCCAAGGGCTGA
- a CDS encoding FKBP-type peptidyl-prolyl cis-trans isomerase: MSIEKPEIDFPGGEPPADLEIKDIWEGDGAVAKAGDTVSVHYVGVAFSTGEEFDASWNRGTPLQFQLGVGQVISGWDQGVQGMKVGGRRQLTIPAHLAYGERGAGGGVIAPGETLIFVCDLVAV, from the coding sequence GTGAGCATCGAGAAGCCCGAGATCGATTTCCCGGGTGGCGAGCCGCCGGCCGACCTGGAGATCAAGGACATCTGGGAGGGTGACGGCGCGGTAGCGAAGGCCGGTGACACCGTCTCCGTCCACTACGTGGGCGTGGCCTTCTCCACCGGCGAGGAGTTCGACGCTTCCTGGAACCGCGGCACTCCGCTCCAGTTCCAGCTCGGTGTCGGCCAGGTCATCTCCGGCTGGGACCAGGGCGTGCAGGGTATGAAGGTCGGCGGCCGTCGCCAGCTGACCATCCCCGCGCACCTTGCCTACGGCGAGCGTGGCGCCGGTGGCGGCGTCATCGCCCCCGGCGAGACGCTGATCTTCGTCTGCGATCTGGTTGCTGTCTGA
- a CDS encoding FKBP-type peptidyl-prolyl cis-trans isomerase, with protein MRRLAGLLVVPLLLLSTVACGSDDKGSDSTSSKNGLPAITAGAKFGQKPTLAKGEGDPPKELKVDVVSKGDGATTKKGDVLQVNYLGQTWVSDKPFDNSFDTKQPLDLTLGAGNVIPGWEKALEGQKVGSRLEMSIPPGLAYGDQAKGDQIPANSTLVFVVDILKATTLPVSAKGTEVAQDNIDLPKVGTNTDGKAPSVTFPKKSDPPKKLVSNYVIEGTGPVLTAKDTVVVKYEAYLWNGAKKFDSTYQAGKTQTFPLAQVTLKGLKDGLIGKKVGSRVLLVIPPDQAFGAEEKQGIPKNSTLVFAVDLLTKM; from the coding sequence GTGCGCCGACTTGCCGGCCTTCTCGTCGTCCCCTTGCTGCTGTTGTCGACAGTGGCGTGCGGCAGCGACGACAAGGGCTCCGACTCCACCTCGTCCAAGAACGGACTGCCTGCGATCACCGCCGGCGCCAAGTTCGGCCAGAAGCCGACCCTGGCGAAGGGCGAGGGTGATCCGCCCAAGGAGCTGAAGGTCGATGTCGTCAGCAAGGGTGACGGCGCGACGACCAAGAAGGGCGATGTCCTTCAGGTCAACTATCTCGGGCAGACCTGGGTCTCGGACAAGCCGTTCGACAACAGCTTCGACACCAAGCAGCCGCTCGACCTCACGCTCGGCGCCGGCAATGTCATCCCGGGCTGGGAGAAGGCCCTCGAGGGCCAGAAGGTCGGCAGCCGCCTCGAGATGTCGATCCCGCCGGGGCTCGCATACGGGGATCAGGCCAAGGGCGACCAGATTCCCGCCAACTCCACTCTGGTCTTCGTCGTCGACATTCTGAAGGCGACCACGCTTCCGGTGTCCGCCAAGGGAACCGAGGTCGCACAGGACAACATCGACCTGCCGAAGGTGGGCACCAACACCGACGGCAAGGCCCCTTCGGTCACCTTCCCCAAGAAGTCCGACCCGCCGAAGAAGCTCGTCTCCAACTACGTGATCGAGGGCACGGGCCCGGTGCTCACGGCGAAGGACACGGTCGTCGTGAAGTACGAGGCCTATCTCTGGAACGGCGCCAAGAAGTTCGACAGCACGTACCAGGCGGGCAAGACCCAGACCTTCCCGCTGGCGCAGGTGACGCTCAAGGGCCTCAAGGACGGTCTCATCGGCAAGAAGGTCGGCAGCCGCGTGCTGCTGGTCATCCCGCCGGACCAGGCCTTCGGCGCCGAGGAGAAGCAGGGCATCCCGAAGAACTCGACGCTCGTCTTCGCCGTGGACCTTCTGACAAAGATGTAA
- the pafA gene encoding Pup--protein ligase, which produces MDRRIFGLENEYGVTCTFRGQRRLSPDEVARYLFRRVVSWGRSSNVFLRNGARLYLDVGSHPEYATPECDNVTELVTHDKAGERILEGLLVDAERRLHEEGIAGDVYLFKNNTDSAGNSYGCHENYLVARHGEFSRLADILIPFLVTRQLLCGAGKVLQTPRGAVYCVSQRAEHIWEGVSSATTRSRPIINTRDEPHADAERYRRLHVIVGDSNMSETTMLLKVGATDLVLRMIEAGTVMRDLTLENPIRAIREVSHDITGQRKVRLASGREASALEVQREYYEKAVDFVDRRGIRTGTVEQVLELWGRTLEAIEAEDLDRIGTEIDWVMKYKLIERYRAKHNMTMSHPRVAQIDLAYHDIHRRRGLYYLLERKGQATRICNDLKIFEGKSVPPQTTRARLRGDFIRRAQEQRRDFTVDWVHLKLNDQAQRTVLCKDPFRSVDDRVEKLIAGM; this is translated from the coding sequence ATGGACCGCCGCATTTTCGGGCTGGAGAACGAGTACGGCGTCACGTGCACGTTCAGGGGACAGCGCCGACTGTCACCTGACGAAGTGGCGCGCTACCTCTTCCGCCGTGTTGTCTCATGGGGCCGCAGCAGCAACGTCTTCCTGCGGAACGGCGCCCGCCTCTACCTCGACGTGGGTTCGCATCCGGAATACGCAACACCGGAATGCGACAACGTGACCGAACTGGTCACCCACGACAAGGCGGGCGAGCGCATTCTCGAAGGCCTGCTCGTCGACGCCGAACGCCGCCTGCACGAGGAGGGAATCGCGGGCGACGTCTATCTCTTCAAGAACAACACCGATTCGGCGGGAAACTCCTACGGTTGCCACGAGAACTATCTCGTCGCCCGCCACGGAGAATTCTCCCGGCTCGCGGACATCCTCATCCCGTTCCTGGTCACCCGTCAGCTGCTGTGCGGCGCGGGCAAGGTGCTGCAGACCCCGCGTGGCGCGGTCTACTGCGTCAGCCAGCGCGCCGAGCACATCTGGGAGGGCGTCAGTTCCGCCACCACCCGCTCGCGCCCGATCATCAACACCCGCGACGAACCGCATGCCGACGCGGAGCGCTACCGCCGCCTGCACGTCATCGTCGGCGATTCGAACATGTCCGAGACGACCATGCTGCTGAAGGTCGGCGCGACCGACCTCGTGCTGCGCATGATCGAGGCGGGCACGGTCATGCGCGATCTGACCCTGGAGAACCCGATCCGGGCGATCCGCGAGGTCAGCCACGACATCACCGGACAGCGCAAGGTACGCCTGGCCAGCGGACGCGAGGCCTCGGCACTCGAAGTGCAGCGCGAGTACTACGAGAAAGCCGTGGACTTCGTCGACCGGCGCGGGATCCGCACCGGCACCGTCGAGCAGGTCCTGGAACTCTGGGGCCGCACGCTGGAAGCGATCGAGGCCGAGGACCTCGACCGGATCGGCACCGAGATCGACTGGGTGATGAAGTACAAGCTCATCGAGCGGTACCGGGCCAAGCACAATATGACCATGTCGCATCCGCGAGTCGCCCAGATAGACCTCGCCTACCACGACATCCACCGCCGCCGGGGGCTCTACTACCTCCTCGAGAGGAAGGGGCAGGCCACCCGGATCTGCAACGACCTGAAGATCTTCGAGGGCAAGTCGGTGCCCCCGCAGACCACCAGGGCACGGCTGCGCGGCGACTTCATCCGCCGGGCGCAGGAGCAGCGGCGCGACTTCACCGTCGACTGGGTGCACCTCAAGCTCAACGACCAGGCGCAGCGCACCGTGTTGTGCAAGGACCCCTTCCGGTCGGTCGACGACCGGGTGGAGAAGCTCATCGCCGGTATGTAG